Proteins from a single region of Noviherbaspirillum saxi:
- a CDS encoding Dabb family protein — protein sequence MPETAQLYLDEGADRAAFEAALKTLPGGHAANLPGCWGAGEYTWDSASAVSARASLESLPGVSRVDAVRYTPIGGGLHDPDLAQGVKRTLLLRVWPRTDTARIERFEQELLQMPHYMGGIRNWSLGRCEPGSAWTHVWQQEFADVAALFGEYLMHPYHWAWVDRWFDSEHPERIVDGALSHAFCPMAGPVLASLT from the coding sequence ATGCCTGAGACCGCCCAGCTCTATCTTGACGAAGGCGCCGATCGCGCTGCCTTTGAAGCCGCATTAAAGACGCTGCCCGGGGGCCATGCCGCCAACCTGCCGGGCTGCTGGGGCGCTGGTGAATACACCTGGGATTCCGCATCCGCTGTCAGTGCAAGGGCGAGTCTGGAAAGTCTGCCCGGTGTGTCCCGGGTGGACGCTGTGCGCTACACGCCAATTGGCGGTGGCTTACACGATCCGGACCTGGCTCAGGGTGTCAAGCGTACCTTGTTGCTGCGCGTATGGCCCCGCACGGACACCGCGCGTATTGAGCGCTTCGAGCAAGAGCTACTGCAAATGCCGCATTACATGGGGGGCATACGAAACTGGTCTCTGGGTCGCTGCGAACCCGGCAGCGCATGGACACACGTCTGGCAGCAGGAGTTTGCCGACGTGGCCGCTCTTTTCGGCGAATACCTGATGCATCCTTATCACTGGGCCTGGGTGGACCGCTGGTTCGATTCCGAGCACCCGGAGCGCATCGTGGACGGCGCTTTAAGCCATGCTTTTTGCCCCATGGCCGGGCCTGTACTGGCTTCCCTGACCTGA
- a CDS encoding helix-turn-helix domain-containing protein: protein MRELYAPRVALDSINPVMAHYPFVQYGGFLMARREQQPSPSRRGMPDALAARLLRELGQADPSGTLSAVGFVELYREAIGALEERVARGDGHPPMSHAEVDLLCRCVLSARTMDEAVKLAVQFCAMLHPRAGELALERRQNTVVFRMNSLRRRHSIAACLVDITGLYSYLLLFGWLIGEPLRPTEVFLSHPRREDAGPFLGLFEAPVVMGQKSCGFSFDARLLVRPVIRQARDLPAFLARFPFDVMAGPAGMAPLTQRVNAHLEAALAERVALPSGAVLAELLNLSESSLRRQLQAEGSSLSSLRDDCLRRTAERLLRQTDMTVEEIAGQLGFSNGGAFRRWAGQAPTSLRRAS, encoded by the coding sequence ATGCGTGAACTGTACGCGCCGCGAGTCGCGCTTGACAGTATCAATCCGGTCATGGCTCACTACCCGTTCGTTCAGTACGGAGGATTTCTGATGGCCAGACGTGAGCAGCAGCCATCGCCATCAAGGCGGGGAATGCCCGACGCGCTTGCAGCGAGGCTCTTGCGGGAGCTGGGTCAGGCGGATCCCAGCGGCACATTGTCTGCGGTGGGTTTCGTCGAGCTCTATCGAGAGGCCATTGGCGCCCTCGAGGAGCGGGTGGCTCGTGGCGATGGTCATCCGCCCATGTCTCACGCAGAAGTGGATCTGCTCTGCCGTTGCGTGCTGAGTGCGAGAACCATGGACGAGGCGGTGAAGCTGGCGGTGCAGTTCTGCGCCATGCTGCATCCGCGGGCTGGCGAACTGGCGCTGGAGCGGCGCCAGAACACAGTGGTGTTTCGCATGAACTCCCTGCGTCGGCGCCACAGCATTGCGGCATGCCTGGTGGATATCACCGGCCTTTACTCGTATCTGTTGCTGTTTGGCTGGCTGATCGGCGAGCCCTTGCGTCCGACGGAGGTGTTCCTTTCCCATCCCCGGCGCGAGGACGCGGGGCCATTTCTGGGCTTGTTTGAGGCGCCGGTAGTGATGGGGCAGAAGTCTTGCGGGTTCTCCTTCGATGCAAGGCTGCTGGTTCGACCGGTGATACGGCAGGCTCGGGACCTGCCTGCGTTTCTGGCGCGGTTTCCCTTCGATGTGATGGCAGGGCCGGCGGGTATGGCGCCGCTGACTCAACGGGTGAATGCCCATTTGGAGGCAGCACTGGCTGAACGCGTGGCGCTGCCCAGTGGCGCAGTTCTGGCAGAGTTGCTGAATCTCAGCGAATCCAGCCTGCGCCGGCAGTTGCAAGCCGAGGGCAGTTCGCTTTCAAGCTTGCGTGATGACTGTTTGCGGCGGACAGCGGAGCGGCTGCTGCGGCAGACTGATATGACGGTGGAAGAAATCGCCGGTCAGCTGGGTTTCAGCAACGGTGGCGCCTTCCGGCGCTGGGCCGGGCAGGCGCCTACCTCCCTGCGGCGGGCCAGCTAA